Proteins encoded in a region of the Polyodon spathula isolate WHYD16114869_AA chromosome 9, ASM1765450v1, whole genome shotgun sequence genome:
- the LOC121321294 gene encoding transmembrane protein 272-like, with the protein MAAGLEKACHKCISKIASNACLIFGLLAFLAWPITMAFVGMKYLEYCPIQPLIPLYLLVGGIIGSLKVTFLLYDSAKMRSLLSKSVVIDDDDDDEYPWRQNAHKYYIHITLSLFLFIWFILGNYWVFSVYKPNFIRPFHQPQDYCDKTLYIFAVCVLVMSYTVLALLLLCTCCLYCFSKPRTTAEFH; encoded by the exons ATGGCAGCCGGTCTGGAAAAAGCTTGCCACAAGTGCATTTCTAAGATTGCCAGCAATG CTTGCCTGATATTTGGACTTCTTGCCTTCCTCGCCTGGCCCATCACTATGGCTTTTGTGG gAATGAAGTATTTGGAATACTGTCCTATCCAGCCACTGATTCCCTTGTATTTGCTGGTCGGAGGAATTATTGGAAGTTTAAAG GTGACGTTTCTGCTCTATGACTCCGCAAAGATGAGGTCACTTCTTTCCAAGTCAGTTGTCATAGacgatgacgatgatgatgagtATCCATGGCGACAGAATGCCCACAAATACTACATCCACATCACCCTCAGCCTGTTCCTTTTCATCTGGTTCATTCTAGGAAACTACTGGGTGTTCTCTGTCTATAAACCTAACTTCATCCGTCCATTCCACCAGCCCCAGGATTACTGTGATAAAACCCTTTACATCTTTGCTGTCTGTGTTCTTGTCATGAGTTACACTGTGCTCGCTCTCCTCCTTCTGTGCACCTGCTGCCTCTACTGCTTCTCAAAACCGAGAACCACTGCAGaatttcactga